The Clostridia bacterium nucleotide sequence CCAGCCGCACGTACTTGGCCAAACCAGGTTGTTCAAATCGTCAAAGCAGAACTGCCGGATTGACGTGGCTTTTCGTTGCCTCATCCCTGTTCCGGTCAACGAAATCAGCCGCGATGTCTTTGTAAATACTCTACCCCTGTTGGCATTTCTTATATCGGGAAAACACCTTATATGAAGTTTTCATTCGCGCTTAACATTAACCAAGAAGAAAGGATTAGGAAGAAAGTAGCAGGTTCTCTATTCTGGCTCTTGCGCCTGTATGTTGGTGTGAATTCTCAGCGAGTCGCGCTTTTCGCGCTGTGTCATCAGGATAGACATGATCTCCGAGTCACAAGTCCTTCGTCATATCGAACGCCTGCCCAACCGCTCCGCCGGATACAAGCAACTGGTGCGCGAACTCAGTCTGCGGGGAAGTGAGCGGCAGGAACTAGAAGACCTTCTCGCGAAACTTGTTCGTCGCGGCAAACTCGTCGAGGCCGGACGCGACCGCTACACACTCGCCGAAGCGGCGGCTGAACGGCAGAATCTCATTGCGGGCCGTCTTAATATGCATCGCGACGGTTTCGGCTTCGTGATTCCAGATAGCGTTGAGCTGCGCCAGTCGCTCGAAGGCGACATATTCATCCCGCCTCCGGCCATCGCGAATGCCATGCACGGCGATAGCGTGCTGGTGGAAATTCGCCGCAGCCCCGGAGATAGTCGCGCCGAAGGGCGCATCGTTCGCATCGTTGAGCGCGCGCACGCCACCGTTGTCGGAACTTTCCACTACGGCCAGCGCTTCAACTATGTTCGTCCCATCGACGAGAAGGTCACCAACGACATCGTTATCGCGCGCGGAGACGAGTGGCCCGAAGAGGAACGCGTTCCGGGCGAGGCCGTCGCAAGCACAACCAACGGTAAAAAACGCAAGCATAGGGTCGAAGCCGATCGCGTCATTGGCTCCGAAGCGCGTCGCGCCGAGTGGGACGATCTCGAAGGTCTCGTCGTCGATGTCGAGATCACCGAGTGGCCTACGCCTACGCAGAATCCGAGGGGCCGCGTCGTCGAGATTCTTGGACACGAAGACGACTTCGGCGTCGATGTCGAGATCATCATTCGCAAGCATCACCTACCGCACCGTTTTCCGGCCACGGTCATCGATGAGGCGCAGGCCATCGAGCCCATCCTGCCCGTTCGCGAATTCCGGCGCCGCAGGGACTTCCGAAATCTGCCAATCGTTACGATCGACGGCGAGACGGCCCGCGACTTCGATGACGCTGTTACTGTTCGTCGCCTCTCCAATGGCAACTTTGAGCTACAGGTCCACATCGCCGACGTTGCTCACTACGTCCGCGACGGCGCGCCCATCGATGCCGAAGCACGCCTGCGCGGCACCTCCGTCTATTTTCCCGACCGCGCCGTGCCCATGCTGCCCATCGAGCTTTCTACTGACATCTGCTCCTTGCGGCCGCATGTCGATCGCCTCGTCATGTCCTGCATCATGGAGATTGACCATCGTGGCGAGATCGTCGGCTACGTCGTCGTGCCCGGCGTAATTCGCTCCGCCGAACGCATGACGTACACCAACGTCAATCTAATCCTTGAGGGCGACAAGCCGATGCGAGAGCATTACTCGCCGCTCGTCGATCTGTTCGATCTGATGCGCGAACTGGCCATGATTCTTAACGCCAAGCGCAAGCGCCGCGGCTCCATCGACTTCGACCTTCCCGAACCGCTCATCGAGTTCGACGAAAACGGACTAATGCAGGGCGTCACGCGCTCCGAGCGCAACATCGCGCACCGCATCATCGAGGA carries:
- a CDS encoding RNB domain-containing ribonuclease, whose amino-acid sequence is MISESQVLRHIERLPNRSAGYKQLVRELSLRGSERQELEDLLAKLVRRGKLVEAGRDRYTLAEAAAERQNLIAGRLNMHRDGFGFVIPDSVELRQSLEGDIFIPPPAIANAMHGDSVLVEIRRSPGDSRAEGRIVRIVERAHATVVGTFHYGQRFNYVRPIDEKVTNDIVIARGDEWPEEERVPGEAVASTTNGKKRKHRVEADRVIGSEARRAEWDDLEGLVVDVEITEWPTPTQNPRGRVVEILGHEDDFGVDVEIIIRKHHLPHRFPATVIDEAQAIEPILPVREFRRRRDFRNLPIVTIDGETARDFDDAVTVRRLSNGNFELQVHIADVAHYVRDGAPIDAEARLRGTSVYFPDRAVPMLPIELSTDICSLRPHVDRLVMSCIMEIDHRGEIVGYVVVPGVIRSAERMTYTNVNLILEGDKPMREHYSPLVDLFDLMRELAMILNAKRKRRGSIDFDLPEPLIEFDENGLMQGVTRSERNIAHRIIEEFMLSANESVASYLENKQVASLYRIHQKPDPKRVYEFENIAAAFGYSLGVGALPIKRFEPRGDRRARKGTGRGGSRPIELPEEVHLTPRMYQKLTEKIAGKPEERILSYLMLRSLKQARYS